The Pseudodesulfovibrio sp. zrk46 genome contains a region encoding:
- the clpA gene encoding ATP-dependent Clp protease ATP-binding subunit ClpA, with product MLSKELESALTSAVNEVKRRNHEFLTLEHLLYAISTEEQGEEILEACGAEMEKLRDQLGRFFVENMEALPEGTETEVIQTLGVRRVLQRAVWQKKASGKSVVEVGDVLAAMFDEEDSYAVYFLRTHDVSRLDILEFISHGMSTGEDWNDLGEHEPGHKASPLDGDAGEKKTPLQEFTVNLTDRAAEGLIDPLIGRTNELERTVQVLSRRRKNNPIFVGDPGVGKTAMAEGLALMIIEGRVPKEFLNAEIYALDMGSLLAGTKYRGDFEARLKGVLAELKLNKDAILFVDEIHTIVGAGSVSGGSMDASNILKPLLQSGEIRCMGSTTFEEYKNHFEKDRALSRRFQKIDITEPTVEETIAILKGLKPHYEEFHGVNYTHFALKAAAELSERHITDRFLPDKAIDVMDEAGALYKLSPRQRKGDRIKVMDIEKVVARMARIPARRLTVSDKARLQNLESDLKSVVFGQDEAVVALSKSIKRSRAGMRQVGRPVGSFLLTGPTGVGKTELARQLANVLGIGFLRFDMSEYMEKHAVARLIGAPPGYVGFDQGGLLTEGVRKKPHCVVLFDEIEKAHPDVFNILLQVMDYATLTDNNGRKADFRHVILLMTSNAGAREMSKGAIGFSRNEESDRKGGAIKALEKLFSPEFRNRLDSIVTFKSLEQPVMELIVDKFIKELNDQLQDRRVVVAITEEARARLAELGHDKTMGARPMGRVIQTEIKDVIADELLFGELVKGGVVTVDLAGKIKKRKKMPLVSESGEFAFAFDPVTKIQ from the coding sequence ATGCTCAGCAAGGAATTGGAAAGTGCGTTGACCTCCGCCGTCAACGAGGTGAAGCGAAGGAATCACGAGTTCTTGACGCTTGAGCACCTCCTGTATGCCATCTCCACTGAAGAACAGGGTGAGGAAATCCTGGAAGCTTGTGGTGCGGAAATGGAAAAGCTCCGCGACCAGCTTGGCCGTTTCTTCGTGGAAAACATGGAAGCCCTGCCAGAGGGTACAGAGACTGAAGTGATTCAAACTCTCGGTGTCCGTCGTGTTTTGCAGCGTGCAGTATGGCAGAAGAAGGCTTCTGGAAAGAGCGTGGTTGAAGTCGGTGACGTACTAGCTGCCATGTTCGACGAGGAAGATTCTTACGCTGTCTACTTCCTTCGTACCCATGACGTATCACGTTTGGATATTTTGGAATTTATTTCTCACGGTATGTCCACTGGTGAGGATTGGAATGATCTTGGTGAACATGAGCCTGGACATAAGGCAAGCCCATTGGATGGAGACGCCGGCGAGAAGAAGACTCCACTTCAGGAGTTTACTGTAAATCTTACTGACCGTGCAGCAGAAGGGCTTATTGATCCGCTTATTGGCAGGACCAATGAGCTTGAGCGTACTGTTCAGGTCTTGTCTCGACGTCGTAAGAACAATCCAATTTTTGTGGGCGATCCCGGAGTGGGTAAGACTGCCATGGCTGAGGGGTTGGCGCTTATGATCATCGAGGGCCGTGTCCCCAAGGAGTTTCTGAACGCGGAAATCTACGCCTTGGACATGGGCTCGCTTTTGGCTGGCACCAAGTATCGTGGAGATTTTGAAGCTCGCCTCAAGGGAGTGCTTGCTGAGCTAAAGCTAAATAAGGATGCAATCCTGTTTGTGGATGAAATTCACACCATTGTCGGAGCCGGATCGGTCAGCGGAGGTAGCATGGATGCATCAAATATCCTGAAGCCTCTTTTGCAGTCGGGCGAAATCCGTTGCATGGGCTCCACTACATTTGAAGAGTACAAGAATCATTTTGAAAAGGATCGTGCTCTTTCGCGTCGTTTTCAGAAGATCGATATTACTGAGCCTACAGTGGAAGAGACCATTGCTATTCTTAAGGGGCTCAAGCCTCATTACGAGGAATTTCATGGTGTAAATTACACTCACTTTGCCTTGAAGGCCGCGGCAGAATTGTCCGAGCGTCATATTACCGATCGTTTCCTGCCGGACAAGGCCATCGATGTTATGGATGAGGCTGGTGCTTTGTATAAGCTGTCTCCTCGTCAGCGAAAGGGTGACCGCATCAAGGTGATGGATATTGAAAAGGTTGTAGCCCGTATGGCTCGTATCCCTGCTCGCAGGTTGACTGTGTCTGATAAGGCACGGCTACAGAACCTTGAATCTGACCTTAAGAGCGTTGTTTTTGGTCAGGATGAAGCCGTTGTCGCTTTATCAAAGTCTATTAAGCGCTCTCGTGCAGGTATGCGTCAGGTCGGTCGTCCTGTCGGCTCTTTCTTGCTTACCGGACCTACTGGTGTGGGTAAGACCGAATTGGCCCGTCAACTTGCCAATGTGCTAGGAATTGGTTTCCTTCGCTTCGATATGAGTGAGTATATGGAGAAGCATGCTGTTGCGCGTCTGATTGGTGCTCCTCCTGGGTATGTTGGCTTTGATCAAGGCGGATTGCTCACAGAAGGCGTCCGTAAGAAGCCGCATTGTGTAGTATTGTTTGACGAGATTGAAAAGGCGCATCCTGATGTTTTCAACATTTTGTTGCAGGTCATGGATTACGCGACTCTCACTGATAATAATGGGCGTAAGGCCGATTTCCGTCATGTGATTCTGCTCATGACATCCAATGCCGGTGCTCGTGAGATGTCTAAGGGAGCTATTGGGTTCTCTCGGAATGAAGAATCTGATCGCAAGGGTGGGGCTATAAAGGCTTTGGAGAAGCTCTTTAGCCCTGAGTTCCGTAATCGTTTGGACTCTATTGTGACCTTCAAGTCGTTGGAACAACCTGTAATGGAACTGATTGTGGATAAGTTCATCAAGGAGTTGAATGATCAGCTTCAAGATCGTCGAGTTGTTGTTGCGATCACTGAAGAGGCGCGTGCTAGGCTGGCCGAACTTGGTCACGACAAAACTATGGGAGCTCGTCCCATGGGCCGTGTCATCCAAACCGAGATCAAGGATGTCATTGCTGATGAACTATTGTTCGGAGAACTGGTGAAGGGTGGAGTGGTTACCGTGGATTTGGCTGGCAAGATCAAGAAGCGCAAGAAGATGCCTCTTGTTAGTGAATCTGGTGAGTTTGCCTTTGCTTTTGATCCAGTGACAAAGATTCAGTAG
- the clpS gene encoding ATP-dependent Clp protease adapter ClpS produces the protein MSDPFTGDHYDSELLDEIDVREPRKYKVLLHNDDYTTMDFVVEVLMRVFRKNEAQATAIMLSVHNKGYGICGVYTAEVAETKVDLVHRLAKSAGFPLKCSMEGE, from the coding sequence ATGAGCGACCCTTTTACCGGTGACCATTATGATTCTGAGCTTTTGGACGAAATAGATGTTCGTGAGCCTCGGAAGTATAAGGTTTTGTTGCACAATGACGATTATACGACCATGGATTTTGTGGTCGAGGTACTAATGCGGGTTTTTCGTAAGAACGAGGCCCAGGCTACGGCGATCATGTTGTCAGTCCATAACAAAGGATATGGTATCTGCGGCGTGTACACCGCTGAGGTGGCTGAAACTAAAGTTGATTTGGTCCATCGCTTGGCAAAGAGTGCCGGTTTTCCGCTGAAGTGCAGCATGGAAGGTGAATAA
- a CDS encoding class IV adenylate cyclase, whose translation MVLECELKYLEVNLNDLSERLHNAGGESSGRYFESNIVFDYPDRSLKEAGVLLRLREKKGEAVLTVKKPPETDVPSSLKVFEEIESVVEDFDTVKRALEAVGFRVAFAYEKVREKWRFMDCVICLDHLPYGDFVEIEGTEETVHACAKAIDIGDHPTSKSTYHALNLEYRSANGMEMNESFVFAEEDRRRFKEQFRKD comes from the coding sequence ATGGTTCTGGAATGTGAATTGAAATATCTAGAAGTGAACCTCAACGACTTGAGTGAACGGTTGCATAACGCTGGCGGAGAGTCTTCGGGGCGATATTTTGAGTCCAATATTGTGTTTGACTACCCAGATCGCTCCTTGAAAGAAGCTGGAGTTTTACTTCGATTGAGGGAGAAGAAGGGGGAGGCTGTGTTAACAGTTAAGAAGCCGCCAGAGACAGATGTCCCGTCTTCGTTAAAAGTGTTTGAAGAGATAGAATCTGTTGTTGAAGATTTTGATACGGTAAAACGAGCTTTGGAGGCCGTTGGCTTTCGGGTGGCATTTGCTTACGAGAAAGTGCGTGAAAAGTGGCGATTCATGGACTGTGTGATCTGTTTGGATCATCTTCCTTACGGTGATTTTGTAGAGATAGAGGGGACAGAGGAGACTGTTCATGCTTGTGCAAAGGCAATCGATATTGGTGACCATCCAACTTCCAAGTCAACATATCATGCCTTGAATCTTGAATATCGTTCGGCCAACGGTATGGAAATGAATGAGAGTTTTGTGTTCGCGGAGGAAGATAGACGCAGATTTAAGGAGCAATTCAGGAAAGATTGA
- the crcB gene encoding fluoride efflux transporter CrcB encodes MTKILYLSAGGAAGTLSRYYLSGVAQRLAGGNFPLGTFVVNMLGCLFFGAVWGYFENRLLPGSEMRLLALTGFMGAFTTFSTYMFETAELVKFGQITIALLNVVGQSVVGLTLVIVGIALGRLL; translated from the coding sequence TTGACAAAAATTCTTTATCTTTCAGCAGGTGGAGCAGCCGGAACGCTCTCTCGATATTATCTTTCAGGCGTAGCGCAAAGACTGGCCGGGGGTAATTTCCCCTTGGGAACCTTTGTCGTAAATATGCTCGGCTGCCTCTTTTTCGGCGCAGTATGGGGGTACTTCGAAAACCGCCTTCTGCCCGGCAGCGAGATGCGCTTACTTGCCCTTACAGGATTCATGGGAGCATTTACCACCTTTTCTACATACATGTTCGAGACGGCCGAGTTGGTCAAGTTTGGTCAAATCACTATAGCCTTACTCAATGTGGTTGGCCAAAGCGTTGTGGGTCTCACGCTTGTTATAGTCGGGATAGCACTTGGTAGACTTCTCTAA
- a CDS encoding DUF190 domain-containing protein, translating into MKLLEKAERIRVYIGEDDKFKGRPTADVIVEEARKLGLAGATVFRGMIGFGANSRIHTSKILRLSEDLPVVVEIVEHPDRLIPLLEMLDTMLNEGMVTREPVDVILYRHNKN; encoded by the coding sequence ATGAAACTTCTTGAAAAGGCTGAACGCATTCGGGTTTATATTGGTGAAGACGACAAATTCAAAGGACGCCCTACTGCTGATGTAATTGTCGAAGAAGCGCGCAAACTTGGACTTGCCGGTGCAACTGTATTTCGTGGAATGATAGGCTTTGGAGCCAATAGTAGAATTCACACGAGTAAGATTCTACGCCTTTCGGAAGATTTACCTGTAGTAGTAGAAATCGTTGAACACCCTGACCGTCTTATTCCACTCCTTGAAATGCTCGATACGATGCTTAATGAAGGTATGGTCACACGCGAACCTGTTGATGTAATTTTGTATCGGCACAACAAGAACTGA
- a CDS encoding chemotaxis response regulator protein-glutamate methylesterase has product MKKIRVLVVDDSAVVRQTLEDILNADPGIEVMATAADPYVAAQRLKTEIPDVITLDIEMPRMDGLTFLKKLMSQHPIPVVICSSVADKGTDNAIKALEYGAVEIITKPKVGTKKFLEESSIRLVDRVKAAAMVKPGKKRTVVEPLKVAPKLSADVVIPMGKPQPLGPTDKVCLVGASTGGTEALRVFLEALPPNCPPVAIVQHMPEHFTAAFANRLNGICKIAVKEAVDGDQMMRGQALIAPGDKHMLLKRVGNRYHVEVKQGPLVSRHRPSVDVLFRSGARYGGANVVAAIMTGMGDDGAKGMKELYDVGAFTIAQDEASCVVFGMPQEAIKHGGVHKVMTLTGIAGEMVRMCG; this is encoded by the coding sequence ATGAAGAAGATACGTGTACTCGTTGTGGATGACTCCGCTGTCGTCCGTCAGACTCTTGAGGATATCCTCAATGCCGATCCTGGCATCGAAGTTATGGCAACTGCTGCGGATCCGTATGTTGCAGCTCAGCGGCTGAAAACTGAGATTCCTGATGTCATTACTTTGGACATTGAAATGCCTCGTATGGACGGTCTGACTTTTCTGAAGAAATTGATGAGTCAGCATCCCATTCCAGTCGTTATTTGTTCATCTGTGGCGGATAAGGGTACTGACAACGCTATTAAGGCATTGGAATACGGGGCAGTGGAGATTATCACTAAGCCCAAAGTCGGTACTAAGAAATTTCTTGAAGAGTCCAGCATCCGTCTTGTTGACAGAGTAAAGGCTGCTGCAATGGTGAAGCCTGGCAAGAAAAGGACAGTAGTGGAACCTCTGAAAGTTGCTCCAAAACTTAGCGCAGACGTAGTTATTCCCATGGGTAAGCCACAGCCGTTAGGCCCTACGGATAAAGTCTGCCTTGTCGGGGCTTCTACCGGTGGTACTGAGGCGTTACGAGTTTTCCTTGAGGCTTTGCCTCCAAATTGTCCACCAGTTGCCATAGTACAGCACATGCCAGAGCACTTTACTGCTGCATTTGCAAATCGTTTGAATGGTATCTGTAAGATTGCTGTTAAAGAGGCGGTCGATGGTGATCAGATGATGCGTGGCCAAGCGTTGATTGCTCCTGGCGATAAGCACATGCTTCTTAAACGTGTGGGGAATCGCTATCACGTTGAGGTCAAGCAGGGGCCGTTGGTTTCTCGTCACCGTCCGTCTGTGGATGTTCTCTTCCGTTCTGGTGCCCGCTATGGTGGTGCCAATGTTGTTGCCGCCATTATGACTGGCATGGGTGATGACGGTGCCAAGGGAATGAAAGAGCTATATGATGTTGGAGCGTTTACCATCGCTCAGGATGAGGCGTCTTGCGTCGTGTTCGGTATGCCTCAGGAAGCCATTAAGCACGGTGGCGTCCATAAGGTCATGACTTTGACAGGGATTGCTGGAGAAATGGTTCGCATGTGCGGTTAA
- a CDS encoding chemotaxis protein CheA, with translation MSDDINRQIFKEEAYDLLGELESALLELEEAPDDMDVVNQIFRALHTIKGSGAMFGFDDIAEFTHEVENVFDMVRNGDLGVSQPLCNLALKSRDYIKLMLDNSDEGEIVDPSTMAEILNGLKVLVSGEDEVGEAEDDQPTDSGLEIIDEASAPEEAGEAHNYQIILTAKDGAEVDEPMLESLFDELVKLGEFKVVTRPGDIPGSEGAARWELSLVTDIVKDNVADVFFFVDADLTVEIEDTAIPSDTVPEEPIVEDVPVLVDEKSEPEVEEPVVEKSEELVLDFAEDEGSVEGGPAIEDAEEKKPAAKAELSASAGLEDVPAPRIGEMLVESGEVSEKDIQEALRKQKPIGQILAEEGKIAPDKLEKVVKKQSEVKEKEASKKRQEAMSSIRVAADKLDFLVDLVGELVIVQAQITQVVSERNDPQMTALAEELERLSDELRDSTLGIRMLPIGTSFSKFKRLIRDLSSELGKEIGLSTSGEDTELDKTVIERLGDPLVHLLRNSLDHGIESPEERKAVGKPPQGMILLAAEHSGGEVLIRITDDGRGMSTEAIREKAIERGLITKDTELTEKELLKLIFEPGFSTAKEVTNVSGRGVGMDVVKRAIDSLRGTIDIDSIPGKGTTITIRLPLTLAIIDGLQVRVEDEYYVIPLSLVEECVELSRAEVEDNETGQRILHLRGEIVPYIHIRDWFGIEGDNPPIEQIVITGVEGSRVGIVVDTVIGEHQTVIKSLSRVYKDVEGISGATIKGDGSIALILDVPSLVRRVVAESK, from the coding sequence ATGTCTGACGATATCAATAGACAAATATTCAAAGAAGAAGCCTACGACCTTCTTGGCGAATTGGAAAGCGCGCTTCTGGAGTTGGAAGAAGCACCGGATGATATGGATGTGGTCAATCAGATTTTCCGCGCTCTTCATACAATTAAAGGCTCCGGCGCGATGTTCGGCTTTGATGATATCGCCGAGTTTACTCATGAGGTTGAGAATGTATTCGATATGGTTCGAAACGGCGACTTAGGCGTCTCTCAACCCCTCTGCAATCTTGCGCTAAAGTCTCGAGATTATATCAAGCTGATGCTTGATAATTCTGATGAAGGTGAGATTGTTGATCCTTCTACCATGGCTGAGATTCTTAATGGGCTGAAGGTGTTGGTTTCAGGTGAAGATGAAGTGGGAGAGGCTGAAGATGATCAACCGACTGATAGTGGTTTAGAAATAATTGATGAGGCTTCCGCTCCGGAAGAAGCTGGAGAAGCCCATAACTATCAAATCATTTTGACTGCAAAAGACGGGGCTGAAGTTGATGAGCCCATGTTGGAGTCTCTTTTCGACGAGTTGGTTAAGCTTGGCGAATTTAAAGTTGTAACCCGTCCGGGGGATATTCCTGGTAGTGAGGGGGCGGCCCGTTGGGAGCTCTCTCTTGTTACTGATATTGTTAAAGACAACGTCGCCGATGTGTTCTTCTTCGTTGATGCTGATCTTACTGTCGAGATCGAAGATACTGCTATTCCTTCGGATACAGTTCCTGAAGAGCCTATTGTTGAAGATGTCCCTGTGCTTGTTGACGAGAAGTCCGAACCAGAAGTCGAAGAGCCGGTGGTCGAGAAATCAGAAGAGTTGGTTCTCGACTTTGCCGAAGATGAGGGCTCTGTTGAGGGTGGGCCAGCTATTGAAGATGCTGAAGAAAAGAAGCCCGCCGCTAAAGCTGAGCTTTCTGCGTCTGCAGGCTTGGAAGACGTCCCTGCGCCAAGAATTGGTGAAATGCTGGTAGAATCCGGAGAAGTGTCGGAAAAGGATATTCAGGAAGCTCTGAGGAAGCAAAAGCCCATTGGGCAGATTTTAGCCGAAGAAGGCAAGATCGCTCCTGATAAGCTGGAAAAAGTTGTTAAGAAGCAGAGTGAAGTTAAAGAAAAGGAAGCTTCCAAAAAAAGACAGGAAGCCATGTCGAGTATCCGTGTGGCTGCTGATAAGTTGGATTTCCTAGTAGATCTGGTTGGTGAGTTGGTTATTGTGCAAGCACAGATTACTCAGGTTGTCAGTGAGCGAAATGATCCTCAGATGACTGCTCTTGCTGAAGAACTGGAGCGTCTGAGTGATGAACTTCGCGATTCTACTCTTGGAATCCGCATGCTGCCAATCGGTACTTCGTTCTCCAAATTCAAGCGGTTGATTCGAGATCTGTCCAGTGAATTGGGCAAGGAGATCGGACTTTCTACTAGTGGTGAAGATACTGAACTCGATAAGACGGTTATCGAACGATTGGGTGACCCGTTGGTTCATCTCCTCAGAAACAGTTTGGACCATGGGATTGAATCTCCAGAAGAACGTAAGGCTGTCGGCAAGCCGCCGCAGGGCATGATTCTTTTAGCGGCCGAACATTCTGGTGGTGAAGTTCTCATTCGAATTACTGATGATGGCCGTGGAATGTCGACTGAGGCTATTCGTGAGAAGGCCATAGAGCGTGGGCTGATCACGAAGGACACTGAGCTTACGGAAAAAGAGTTGCTCAAGCTTATTTTCGAGCCCGGTTTTTCGACAGCTAAGGAAGTCACTAATGTGTCCGGACGTGGTGTGGGCATGGATGTGGTTAAGCGCGCCATCGACTCTCTGCGTGGAACCATTGACATCGACAGTATTCCTGGAAAGGGAACAACCATCACTATTCGTTTGCCCTTAACTCTGGCTATAATTGACGGTCTTCAAGTGCGGGTTGAGGATGAGTATTATGTTATTCCTCTTTCCTTGGTTGAAGAATGTGTGGAGCTTTCTCGAGCAGAGGTCGAAGACAACGAAACAGGGCAGCGTATTCTGCATCTTAGGGGCGAGATTGTTCCTTATATCCATATCCGAGATTGGTTTGGTATCGAAGGAGACAACCCACCCATCGAACAGATTGTTATCACTGGAGTGGAAGGCAGTCGCGTAGGTATTGTTGTAGACACTGTTATTGGTGAGCACCAGACGGTTATCAAGAGCCTAAGTCGTGTTTATAAGGACGTGGAAGGGATTTCTGGAGCTACCATCAAGGGGGACGGCTCTATCGCATTGATTTTGGATGTTCCCAGCTTGGTACGTCGCGTTGTGGCGGAATCCAAGTAG
- a CDS encoding methyl-accepting chemotaxis protein has translation MGAGFRGWMIGLGLFCCGAFAGAFYLGGWIAFGVAAGCSLLAAVGASFIAALPEVRLRKAMDDLGEHCDPETALCELGKGELSQSLCRLAGGMARYQQDSLFYQEALKGLNAPVLILGSNGNILRASQAFLTLLNKPANRVVGSSVALAISGHNGDSVADRVLRSGKSAEEEIQYTFEDGRTLNLRLAAVPIKDADGDVKGVVCSVADQTEALAQQLEIDEQRASMARAGEQLSGLAEHVASATELLSASADDQAQGAQKQRNQTTAVATAMEQMTGTVLEVARNANATSDAASQAHESANEGVGMVNSAVAAINEVADSAKGLASEITQLNVQAEEIGRIISVINDIADQTNLLALNAAIEAARAGDAGRGFAVVADEVRKLAEKTVAATKEVEEAIGTIQQRSRHATEAMNQTEQQVASSTDLSNQAGNALQTIMESINDMVGRVSQIATAAEQQSSAAEEINSSIEDIALIASDADEAAGQAAHATRDLAGLAQELLDVSKNFRDGGGENLLRESEGEMKGILPKLTQDFVRSTYGDEVFEGMNEAMGMPVFLPTDSYPDQVLMQMSELVSAQTGVSTREFFLDLGNFTVVRFHEMYPSYFKNESLKEFYLRMNDIHAQLTKDQPGIKPPGFTYEDKGDDLFMNYRSQRGLFDYFEGILLGAARFKGERVTIHVKPFDDTTARAEIVFHGKN, from the coding sequence ATGGGAGCCGGTTTTCGCGGTTGGATGATTGGTTTGGGCCTTTTTTGCTGTGGCGCCTTTGCCGGAGCATTCTATCTTGGAGGATGGATTGCTTTTGGTGTTGCCGCTGGGTGCTCACTATTGGCAGCAGTTGGTGCATCGTTTATTGCTGCACTTCCCGAAGTCCGTTTGCGTAAAGCTATGGATGATTTGGGCGAGCACTGCGACCCTGAAACCGCTCTTTGTGAGCTTGGAAAAGGTGAGTTAAGTCAATCTCTTTGTCGGTTGGCAGGGGGGATGGCTCGCTATCAGCAGGACAGTCTTTTTTATCAAGAAGCTCTTAAAGGACTGAATGCTCCAGTTTTGATCTTAGGGAGCAACGGTAACATCTTGCGGGCCTCCCAAGCTTTTCTGACTCTTTTGAATAAGCCTGCCAATCGAGTGGTAGGATCTTCTGTGGCGCTCGCGATTTCTGGGCACAACGGTGATTCCGTTGCTGATAGGGTGCTTCGTTCTGGGAAATCTGCTGAAGAAGAAATTCAGTATACTTTTGAAGATGGTCGTACTCTTAATCTAAGATTGGCTGCTGTTCCTATCAAGGATGCGGATGGCGATGTAAAAGGTGTCGTTTGCTCAGTTGCTGATCAGACCGAGGCTTTGGCGCAACAGCTAGAGATAGATGAGCAGCGTGCAAGCATGGCTCGCGCTGGCGAACAGCTTAGTGGCTTGGCTGAACATGTAGCTTCAGCTACGGAATTGCTGTCAGCCTCTGCAGATGACCAAGCGCAAGGTGCGCAGAAGCAGCGTAATCAAACGACCGCTGTTGCTACTGCCATGGAGCAAATGACAGGAACTGTGTTGGAGGTTGCTCGCAACGCAAATGCAACCAGTGATGCCGCCAGTCAGGCTCATGAGTCAGCCAATGAGGGCGTTGGAATGGTCAATAGTGCAGTGGCTGCCATTAATGAAGTGGCGGATTCTGCTAAAGGCTTGGCCTCCGAGATCACACAACTCAATGTTCAGGCGGAAGAAATTGGTCGCATTATCAGTGTTATCAACGACATTGCCGACCAGACAAATCTGTTGGCATTGAATGCGGCTATCGAGGCTGCAAGGGCCGGAGATGCTGGTCGTGGTTTTGCCGTTGTCGCAGATGAAGTACGTAAACTTGCTGAGAAAACCGTCGCAGCCACTAAAGAGGTGGAAGAGGCAATTGGTACCATCCAGCAAAGGTCTCGTCACGCTACGGAAGCCATGAACCAAACAGAGCAGCAAGTTGCTTCCAGTACCGACCTTTCCAATCAAGCGGGAAATGCGCTCCAGACCATTATGGAATCGATTAATGATATGGTTGGTCGGGTTTCACAGATTGCTACGGCAGCCGAACAGCAATCTTCCGCTGCCGAAGAGATTAATAGTAGTATTGAAGACATTGCTCTCATTGCTAGCGATGCCGACGAGGCTGCAGGACAGGCTGCCCATGCTACTCGTGATCTGGCTGGTCTTGCTCAGGAACTGCTCGACGTTTCAAAGAATTTCCGTGACGGAGGCGGAGAAAATCTGCTTCGCGAGTCGGAAGGTGAAATGAAGGGGATTTTACCTAAGTTGACTCAAGATTTCGTCCGTTCAACTTATGGAGATGAGGTTTTTGAGGGAATGAATGAAGCCATGGGCATGCCAGTATTCTTGCCTACAGACAGTTATCCAGACCAAGTACTGATGCAAATGTCTGAATTGGTTTCAGCACAGACCGGCGTATCTACACGTGAGTTTTTTCTTGATTTGGGCAATTTTACCGTCGTTCGTTTCCACGAGATGTACCCCAGTTATTTCAAGAATGAATCTCTCAAGGAATTTTATCTGCGCATGAATGATATCCATGCTCAGTTAACCAAGGATCAACCTGGTATTAAACCCCCGGGCTTCACATACGAAGACAAAGGCGATGACCTTTTTATGAACTATCGCTCTCAGCGGGGATTATTCGATTATTTCGAAGGAATTCTGCTTGGCGCAGCGCGTTTTAAAGGCGAGCGTGTTACTATTCATGTTAAACCATTTGATGACACGACCGCTCGGGCTGAAATCGTTTTTCATGGGAAAAATTGA
- a CDS encoding DUF2062 domain-containing protein yields the protein MTTDLRRHTSPEKKTKEKSGWWNGSKRWTKYWYLRLMRQNSSPKNLAAAMALGMFIGAMPIIPFQSVVVIALAIVFRVNKLAAWLATCYSNAATMVPFYYFLYEIGSTLTQVDVAFDPNNLEMEQMISAGWDVFGVMFAGGFAFGVPATGLTYFLSLFIIRRYRQRRAIRLLKKKIGN from the coding sequence GTGACTACCGACCTTCGTCGACACACCTCACCGGAAAAGAAAACAAAAGAGAAAAGTGGCTGGTGGAATGGCAGCAAGCGTTGGACCAAGTACTGGTACTTGCGTCTGATGCGCCAGAATTCGTCGCCCAAGAATTTGGCTGCGGCAATGGCACTTGGAATGTTCATCGGTGCCATGCCCATCATCCCGTTTCAATCTGTTGTGGTCATTGCCTTAGCTATTGTTTTCCGGGTCAACAAGCTCGCTGCATGGTTGGCTACTTGTTATTCAAATGCTGCCACAATGGTGCCATTTTATTATTTTCTTTATGAAATTGGCAGCACCCTGACGCAGGTTGATGTGGCGTTTGATCCCAACAATCTTGAGATGGAGCAAATGATTTCGGCAGGGTGGGACGTTTTTGGGGTTATGTTCGCTGGTGGTTTCGCTTTTGGTGTGCCAGCAACGGGTCTGACTTATTTTCTTTCTCTGTTCATTATCAGGCGCTACCGTCAGCGTCGTGCCATTCGTTTGTTGAAAAAGAAGATCGGCAATTAA